From a single Alloactinosynnema sp. L-07 genomic region:
- a CDS encoding phosphoglyceromutase, with protein sequence MAIGTLVLIRHGESVWNAQNLFTGWVDVDLTPKGVAEATRGGHLLRAADMLPDVLHTSLQRRAISTANLTLDAADRHWIPVKRDWRLNERHYGALQGKNKKQTLEEYGEEQFMLWRRSYDTPPPPIEPGSEFSQDGDPRYAGIDAPLTECLKDVVARVVPYWEAEIVPDLKAGKTVLVAAHGNSLRALVKHLDSISDADIAGLNIPTGIPLRYDLDEALAPINRGGTYLDPAAAEVAIAAVANQGR encoded by the coding sequence ATGGCTATTGGAACCTTGGTGCTCATTCGGCACGGCGAGAGCGTCTGGAACGCCCAGAACCTGTTCACCGGCTGGGTCGACGTCGACCTCACCCCCAAGGGTGTCGCCGAGGCGACCCGCGGTGGTCACCTGCTGCGTGCGGCGGACATGCTGCCCGACGTGCTGCACACCTCGCTGCAGCGGCGCGCGATCTCGACGGCGAACCTCACCCTCGACGCCGCCGACCGCCACTGGATCCCGGTCAAGCGCGACTGGCGCCTCAACGAGCGGCACTACGGCGCGCTGCAGGGCAAGAACAAGAAGCAGACCCTGGAGGAGTACGGCGAGGAGCAGTTCATGCTCTGGCGCCGCTCCTACGACACCCCGCCGCCGCCCATCGAGCCCGGCAGCGAGTTCAGCCAGGACGGCGACCCGCGCTACGCGGGCATCGACGCGCCGCTGACCGAGTGCCTCAAGGACGTCGTGGCCAGGGTCGTGCCGTACTGGGAGGCCGAGATCGTGCCCGACCTCAAGGCGGGCAAGACCGTGCTAGTCGCCGCGCACGGCAACTCGCTGCGCGCGCTGGTCAAGCACCTCGACTCGATCTCCGACGCCGACATCGCGGGTTTGAACATCCCGACCGGCATCCCCCTGCGCTACGACCTGGACGAGGCGCTCGCCCCGATCAACCGCGGCGGCACCTACCTCGACCCGGCCGCCGCCGAGGTCGCCATCGCCGCCGTGGCGAACCAAGGTCGCTGA
- a CDS encoding YbjN domain-containing protein yields MSDLDAVIKQTLDERELAYDHPKPGRFLVTLPGTKKQQTNTWLIVGNHGLVVEAFVCRRPDEAHEAVYRYLLKRNAKLYGVAYTIDTVGDIYLLGRVSLASVTPDELDRLLGQVLEAADGDFNAILEIGFATSIRREWDWRTSRGESLANLKAFEHLLEPEQRRRVSDDA; encoded by the coding sequence GTGAGTGATCTCGATGCGGTAATCAAGCAGACCCTTGATGAGCGGGAGCTGGCCTACGACCACCCGAAACCGGGTCGGTTCCTGGTCACCCTGCCCGGCACCAAGAAGCAGCAGACCAACACCTGGCTGATCGTGGGCAACCACGGTCTGGTGGTGGAGGCGTTCGTCTGCCGCCGCCCGGACGAGGCGCACGAGGCCGTCTACCGCTATCTGCTCAAACGCAACGCCAAGCTCTACGGCGTGGCGTACACGATCGACACCGTCGGCGACATCTACCTGCTGGGCCGGGTCAGCCTGGCCTCGGTCACCCCCGACGAACTGGACCGCCTGCTCGGCCAGGTCCTTGAGGCCGCCGACGGCGACTTCAACGCGATCCTGGAGATCGGCTTCGCCACGTCGATCCGCCGCGAGTGGGACTGGCGCACCTCGCGCGGCGAGTCGCTGGCCAATCTGAAGGCCTTCGAGCACCTGCTGGAGCCTGAGCAACGGCGGCGTGTCTCAGACGACGCCTAA
- a CDS encoding DUF4349 domain-containing protein, translated as MRRRLAGLLLAVAAAVSVSACGASESSSGGAPAMRGDMAVAPEAANTGGGAGAGPAEPAKQAEQVAQPGVDRKLVRTASLRLITPDIADATSRARGVAIASGGYTGEEEVGPNAATMTLFVPSDKLDAALGELSGLGKVESRNQSAQDVTEQMVDVESRIQTQRASLERVRALLGQATGISEVVQLESEVTRREADLESLLKRREKLAGSVAMSTVTLRMSRDKDAPAPTDDDPTVAGAFSGGWHAFLDAAEFVVRMIAVSLPFLLVIGVPAYVVWRWRRRTRAARVVPQES; from the coding sequence ATGAGAAGACGTCTGGCGGGACTGCTGTTAGCCGTGGCGGCCGCGGTGAGCGTGAGCGCATGTGGCGCGTCCGAGTCGTCGAGTGGTGGGGCACCGGCCATGCGGGGAGACATGGCCGTGGCCCCGGAGGCGGCGAACACCGGCGGCGGCGCGGGCGCGGGCCCGGCTGAGCCCGCCAAGCAGGCCGAGCAGGTCGCCCAGCCCGGGGTCGACCGCAAGCTGGTGCGCACCGCTTCGCTGCGGCTGATCACCCCCGACATCGCCGACGCGACCAGCCGGGCGCGGGGGGTGGCGATCGCGAGCGGTGGCTACACCGGCGAGGAGGAAGTCGGGCCGAACGCGGCCACGATGACCTTGTTCGTGCCGTCCGACAAGCTCGACGCCGCCCTCGGTGAGCTGTCCGGCTTGGGCAAGGTGGAGTCGCGCAACCAGTCCGCGCAGGACGTCACCGAGCAGATGGTCGACGTGGAGAGCCGGATCCAGACCCAGCGGGCCAGCCTCGAACGCGTGCGGGCACTGCTCGGGCAGGCAACAGGTATCTCCGAGGTCGTGCAGTTGGAGTCGGAGGTGACCAGGCGCGAGGCCGACCTGGAGTCACTGCTCAAGCGGCGCGAGAAGCTCGCGGGCAGCGTCGCGATGTCCACCGTGACCCTGCGGATGTCGCGGGACAAGGACGCGCCCGCGCCGACGGACGACGACCCGACGGTGGCGGGCGCGTTCTCCGGCGGCTGGCACGCGTTCTTGGACGCGGCGGAGTTCGTCGTCAGGATGATCGCGGTGTCGCTGCCGTTCCTGCTGGTCATCGGCGTTCCCGCGTACGTGGTCTGGCGGTGGCGGCGGCGCACGCGGGCCGCGCGGGTGGTGCCGCAGGAGTCTTGA